Below is a genomic region from Sphingopyxis terrae subsp. terrae NBRC 15098.
TGGCGAAGCTGTTCTGCAGCATCGCCATCATGATCAGGCCGGGGGCAATGAAGTCGGCAAAGGGAACGCCGATGACGCGGCGACCCGCACCGCCCAGCGCGACGGTGAAAATGACGAGGAAAAGGAGTGTCGTGACCGCCGGAGCCCAGATAGTTTGGAGCTGGACCTTGAAAAAGCGCCGCACCTCCTTGACATATAGCGCCTGCATCCCCGGAACATTGAGCGTCCGGATATGCGGGACACCGGGTTCCGCGAAATGCGGCGCGGCACGGAAATCGCCTGAGCCTGTGCCCGACTCCGGGCGCGAAATTTGGGGCTGGTCGTTCATGGCGTTCTCGCCTATCGCCTCCCCGATCTTACCGCAAGCTGGGCTGTGACTGCGCGCGTCCTTTCGGGAATGCGATCCGCCCGCGGCGTGGAATGATGAGGAATAAAGATGTCATGGACTGATGAGCGCATCGAACAGTTGCGCAACATGTGGGAAAAGGGCCTGACCGCCAGCCAGATCGCCGACGAGCTCGGCGGGGTCAGCCGCAATGCCGTCATCGGCAAGGCGCACCGTCTGGGGCTGAAATCGCGCCCGTCGCCGGTCAAGGCCACCGACAAGCCGGTAAAGGCGCCCGCGCCCAAGGCGGCGGCGCCCGCTGCACCCAAGCCGGCGGCCGCGCCTGCTGCACCCCGTGCTGCCGCACCGGCGGCTCCGCGTCCGGCAGCTGCACCGCCCAAGGCCGAACCGAAGCCGGTTGCCTCCGATGCCTCGGCCCCGGAAACCGACGCGCCATCCAAGCCTGATGCGCCGCGCATCGTCTCGATCGGCCCGGGAGGCTTCATTCGTCAGGGACCCGGCGACCAGCAGGCTCCGATTCCGCCGGCGCCGCCGCGCCGCCTTGTGCCCGCAAAGCCGAGCCCCGAGATCGCCGACAAGACCAGCCTGCTCGATCTCAACGATCGTATCTGCCGCTGGCCGATGGGCCATCCGGGCGAGCCCGATTTCCATTTCTGCGGTGAGGCGGTGAACCCCGGCTTCCCCTATTGCGTCGAACATTGCGGACGCGCCTATCAGGCACAACTGCCGCGCGGGACGCGCCGCCCGCCGCCGCCGCCGCCCTTCGGGGGGCCGCGCGTCCGGTGAGGCCGTTCGGACAGGATTTCGAATTCGCGCGCTTCATGGGGTTCGAAATGGTCGAACGCGGCGATGGTCGATGCCGGATGGCGATCGACATCGACCGCGCGCGGCACTTCAATCCGCAGGGCGTTGCGCATGGCGGCGTCGCCTATTCGCTCGCCGATACGGCAATGGGCGGGGCGCTGACGAGCCAGATGCCCGACAGCAAATGGTGCGCGACGCTGGAAATCAAGTTCAACTATCATGTCGGCGTGCGCGAAGGCCGGCTGATCTGCGATGCGAGCGTGCTGCATCAGGGCAAACGCATCGCCAATATCGATGCGCGTCTCTATCAGGACGACCGGCTCGTCGCGAGTGCCAACGGTAATTTCGCAATCTTCGACGCCCCGCTCGACCGATAGACTGACCTACGAAAAGGCGCCGGATCGCTCCGGCGCCTTTCCTTCATTTCCAGCCTGTTAAAAACGGAAGCTCAACGTTCCGCGAACGCTGTGCGTCCGGAAATGCGGATCGCTGCGCTGGATATTGGTGCCACCGCCGTTGAGGAGGAACGGGTTGGTTGCGGGCGCGCTGCCCGCGCCGACGTTCACCACATAATCATCGTCCTTCACGTCGGTGTAGAGATATTCGAGCCCGACCGCGATGTTGTTCGTGACCATCACCTCGGCGCCGCCGCCGGCGGCATAGCCCCAGGCGTTGGTCTTGCCATTGTCGGCAAAGCTGTTGGCGGTGTTGGTCGTCGTAAAGCGGTTGTCGAGCCGCGCATAGGCCGGACCGCCAGTGACATAGAAGAGCGCGCCGCCGCCGGGCGTATAACCCGCGCGCAGGCGGGCGCTGGCCTGCCAATCGGCTTCGCGGCTCATCGTATAGCTCGCGGGGGTGGTCGAAAAGCCGGTGACGCTATCGCGGGCGACGCTGTGACCACCCTCGATCAATGCGCCGACGACGAAATTGCCCATACGCTTGTCGAGCCCGAGCCGACCGAAGAATTCGGGGCCGTCCTTGTCGTTGCGGCAGCCGACGTTCGCGGTGCCTGTCGCGGCGCCATTGCAGAAACCGGGGGAGAAAGCGTCGGCGCCGGTCGAAGTCGTGACCTGATCGCCGTAGGTGCCGTCGCGATCGGTATCGAAGACGAGCGTTTCACCGCGATCGCTGCCCTGCAGCGTCGCGCCGCCGCCGACCGAGACATAGGGGCCGTTGAAATCCTGCGACCTGTCGCGCACGGTGGATCCGCTGTCCTGAGCCATGGCCGGGACAGCCAGCATCGTCGCCGCCGAAGCGACGAGGAGAGAGGCGAGTTTCATATATTTTCTCCACTTTTTGAGTGACTTTGCAGTCACCCGATCAACCCGCCGGCTTTCGGCGAAGTTCCTGCCTGTGCTGAAAACGGGATGAGCCGAGCGGCAGGAAATCGGTCCGCGCCGCGCCCTGGATCGCCCGAAAACCGCGCTTGCCAGCGCCCTTCCCAGCCCCCTATAGCAAGGCCATGAGTCACGATTTGTTCGACAGCTCCGCCCCCGCTACCGAAAGCTACAACGCCTCCCAGATCGAGGTGCTGGAAGGGCTCGAACCCGTCCGTCGCCGTCCCGGCATGTACATTGGCGGCACCGACGAGCGTGCGCTGCATCACCTTGCCGCCGAAGTTATCGACAACAGTATGGACGAAGCCGTCGCGGGCCATGCGACGCGGATCGAGATCACGCTCGACGTCGGCAACCGGTTGACCGTAGTCGACAACGGCCGCGGTATGCCGGTCGATCCGCATCCGAAGTTTCCGGGGAAATCGGCGCTGGAAGTCATATTGACCATGCTCCATTCGGGCGGGAAGTTCGAGGGCAAGGCCTATGCGACGTCGGGCGGCCTGCACGGGGTTGGGGTCAGCGTCGTCAACGCGCTTTCGATCGAAACCATCATCGAAGTTGCACGCTCCAAACAATTGTATCGTCAGTCTTTTTCGCAAGGCCTGCCCTTGGGCCCGATCGAGGAACTGGGGCCCACGCCGAACCGCCGCGGTACCAGCGTGACCTTCGTGCCCGATCCCGCGATCTTCGGCGAACATGGCCGGTTCAAGCCGCAGCGGCTCTATCGCATGGCGCGATCGAAGGCCTATCTTTTCGCGGGGGTCGAAATCCGCTGGAAATGCGCGCCCGAACTGATCGGCGACGACACGCCCGCAGAGGCGGTGTTCCAGTTTCCGGGCGGACTCGCCGACCATCTGAAGGAACAGATCGGCACACGCGAATGCGCCACCGCCGAACCTTTCGTCGGGCGGCAGGAGTTCCCCGATGAACAGGGACGCGCCGAATGGGCGATCGCCTGGCCGCTGTGGTCGGATGGCAGCTATAGCTGGTATTGCAACACCATTCCCACCCCCGCAGGCGGCACGCACGAAGCCGGGCTGCGCGCTGCACTGACCAAGGGGCTGCGCGCCTTTGGCGAGTTGATCGGGCAGAAAAAGGCGGCACAGATCACCGCCGAAGATGTCTTCAACGGCGGCGAGATGATGCTGTCGGTCTTCATTCGCGACCCCCAGTTCCAGAGCCAGACCAAGGATCGGCTGTCGAGCCCGGAGGCCGCGCGCCTCACCGAATATGCCGTGCGCGACCATTTCGACCATTTCCTCTCGGACAATATGGATCGGGGCCGCGCGCTCCTCGGGCTGATCCTCGAACGGATGGACGAGCGGCTCAAGCGCAAGGCGGAACGCGAGGTCAAGCGCAAGACCGCGACCAGCGCGCGCAAGCTGCGCCTGCCCGGCAAGCTGACAGATTGTTCGAACAACGGCCCGGAAGGCACGGAATTATTTATCGTTGAGGGCGACAGCGCCGGCGGTAGTGCCAAACAGGCGCGTGATCGCAAGACGCAGGCGATCCTGCCCATTCGCGGCAAGATATTGAATGTCGCCAGCGCCAGCGCGGACAAGATCCGCGCCAATCAGGAAATCGCCGATCTTGCGCTCGCGCTCGGCTGCGGGATGCGCAAGGATTGCGATGCCGACCGCCTGCGCTACGACAAGATCATCATCATGACCGATGCCGACGTCGACGGCGCGCATATCGCGACGCTGCTGATGACCTTTTTCTTCCAGGAAATGCCCGACATCGTCCGCACCGGCCATGTCTATCTGGCGCAGCCCCCGCTTTACCGCATCACCGCGGGAGCAACGTCGGCCTATGCGCGCGACGACGCCCACCGTGCCGAACTCGAAGCGACCCTGTTCAAGGGCAAACGCGTGGAGGTCGGACGCTTCAAGGGGCTGGGCGAGATGAATCCCAACCAGCTCAAGGAAACGACGATGGACCCGGCGACGCGGTCGTTGCTCAAGGTCACGCTGCCGCAGGAGTATGAGGAGCGGCAGATCGTCAAGGATCTGGTCGACCGGCTGATGGGCAAGCATCCCGAGCATCGATTCCAGTTCATTCAGGCCAATGCCGCGACACTGGACGAGGCGGCGATCGACGCCTGAAGCGAATTTTTCGCCTCCCCTGTCAGAAACACGCGCCGCCGGCGACTAACCGGATATTGGCACGGGCTTTTGGGAGATCGGGGTGACCGGAAAGGCGCAAGACAGGCTGTTCGAAGAGGCGATCGACCGCTTCGGCGGCGCTATCGCCCGCATGGCGCGCGGCTATGAAGCCGATCCCGAACTGCAACGCGACCTTCTCCAGGAGTTGCAGGTCGCGCTTTGGCAGAGCTTCGCCCGCTTCGATGCCCGCTGCGCGATGAGCACTTGGGTCTGGCGCGTGGTGCATAATCGCGCCGCCTCGCACGTCGCCGCCCAAGCCCGCAAGCGTCGGCGGCCGTGGGTCGATATCGAGGATCTGGCGCTTGCCGATGAAGCCCCCTCGCCCGCCGAGCGCGCCGAGACCCATCAGGCGCTCGCCTTGATGCTGGCTATCATCGACCGGCTCGGACCGCCCGACCGGCAGATATTGCTCCTTTATCTCGAAGGGATGCCAGCGGCCGAAATCGCCGACGTCACGGGCGTGTCGTCCGAGGCCGTCGCAACCAAGGTCCATCGCTTCAAATCCATGCTCACGCGCCGTTTCGTCGGCCTGGGAGATGCAACATGACCGATTTTTCCGACGACATGACCCTTCACACCCTGTGGCAAAGCGATACGGCCGCGTTCGACCCGATGCCGGTCGAGGAAGTCAGGCGCCGCGCGTCGCGGCTCGGCGACATCGTCGCCCGGCGAAATCGCCGCGAATATATGGCCGCCGCCATCGTGATTGCGGGTTTTGCCGTCTATGCCGTGCTCCTTCCCGGCCTGCTGTTCAAGCTGGGCAGTCTGCTCGTGATTGCCGGGACACTGTTCGTCAGCTGGCAGCTAACCCGCCGAACCTCGCGTCCCGATCCGGCGGCAGAAGCCGCGGACATCCGGTCCTATTACCGCGCGCGCCTCGTTCGTGAAGAGCATATGCTGTCGCGCGTCGGGCGCTGGTATCTTGCACCTTTGCTGCCCGGTATGCTGCTGTTCATGACCGCACAGGCGCTGGATGACCGTTATGGCATGGTTGGTAGCACGGTGCTGATCGGCGGGCCGTTGCTGCTTTTCGGGGCCATCTGGCTCCTCAACCGGCGCGGCGCCGCGCTGCTGCGACGTCAGATTGCGCGGATCGATCGCGATCCGCCCGCCCCTGTTCCCGAACAAGGAGAATGATATGAACCGCCTGCACCGCCTTGCTGCAGCTGCCCTGCTCGCCGTCCCCTTGGTCGCGCTGCCTGTCGGCACCGTCCATGCTCAGCCGGGCACAGCCGCACGCGCCGAACAGAGCGCCTTCGACCGCCGCGCCGGTCAGCTCGTCGCCCTGTTCGAAGGGCGGGTGCCCTATGCCGAATATTTTGCGCCTTCCTTTCGCGCGGCGATCCCAGAAGCGCGATTTCGGGAGATCAGCGAAAATCTGGTCGGCCAATATGGCAAGCCGGTCGCGGTCAAGCGAGCGACATCAGACGACGGTCAATCGGGCACGATACTGCTCCGCTTCGAACGCGGGACCGCGACGATCCGCCTGGACGTCGGCCCGGCCCCCGAAGGGCTGGTGCTGGGACTTCGAGTAACCGGATTTGTGGCTGCCAACGATAGCATCGCCGCAGTTGCAGCGGAAATCGCTGCTTTACCGGGCGATACCGGGTTTCTTGTCGCCGAAGTTGACGGCGACAACATTCGTCAGATTGCGGGTTCGGGCACCGATCGGCAGTTTGCTGTCGGATCGATATTCAAACTCTATGTGCTCGACGAGCTCGCTGCGCAGGTGGCGGCGGGTAAGCGGCATTGGGACGATGTCGTCCCGCTTGCCTATCCCAGTTTCTCGTCGGCGGCGACCGCCAACTGGCCGCTCGACACGCCGGTTACGCTGCAAACGCTGGCGAACTGGATGATCTCGGTCAGCGACAATGGCGCCGCCGACACGCTGATTCATCTGCTCGGCCGCAAGGCGATCGAAGAACGGATGCGCGCCGCGGGCAATAGCGCCCCCGCACGCAACACGCCCTTTCTGACGACGGTCGAGGCCTTCGCGCTCAAGGGCAACAATTTCGCTGATCTCCGTTCAGCCTTTCTCTCCGGCAGCGAAGCGGAGCAACGCAAGATCGTCGATGACAATGCCGATCGCTTCACCCTCGCCAATGTTGACGGCGTCAGCTTCGAAGGAAAACCGCGCTTTATCGACAGCCTCGAATGGTTCGCCTCGCCGATGGATGTGGCGCGGGCCTTTGCCGATCTGCGGGCGCGCGGTTCGGCGCCGACGATGGCGGCGCTGGCGATCAACAATGGCGTCGGCCCCGCAGCGGCGGCGGACTGGTCCTACCTTGGCTACAAGGGCGGGTCGGAGCTTGGCGTGGTGTCGATGAGCCTGCTCGGCCAGCGCAAGGCCGACGGCAAATGGTTCGTCGTCACGGCAAGCTGGAACAATGCGGCCTTGGACCTCGACGGCAACAAGTTCGCCGGTCTCGTCACCCGGCTGCTCGCGCTCGCAGCCAAGGAGGGCGTTACGCCGTCAGCGCCGCCACCAGCGCCTTGACCTTCGCCTGCCGCCATTGCGGGGTCGGCGCGACGAGCCAATAGCCGCGTTTCGTATCCATCGCCTCACCCACTTGGCGCACCCGCCCGGCGGCAATATCGGCCTCGGCGAGCATGGCCGGGACGCAGGCTTGCCCCAGACCGTTGGCTGCGGCGTCGATCGCAAGCCCGGCATCGCCCAGCCGCAACGCGGGCTCACCCTCGGCGACGGGGCATCCCGGCCACGCGATCCGCGTGTCGTTGCCGCCGCCAGGCCCCGCAACGGTGACCATCGATGCCGCCGACAGCGCGACGCCTTCATGGTCGCCGGCCCCATCGGTCCAGAAAATCGCGAGATCG
It encodes:
- a CDS encoding GcrA family cell cycle regulator, which produces MSWTDERIEQLRNMWEKGLTASQIADELGGVSRNAVIGKAHRLGLKSRPSPVKATDKPVKAPAPKAAAPAAPKPAAAPAAPRAAAPAAPRPAAAPPKAEPKPVASDASAPETDAPSKPDAPRIVSIGPGGFIRQGPGDQQAPIPPAPPRRLVPAKPSPEIADKTSLLDLNDRICRWPMGHPGEPDFHFCGEAVNPGFPYCVEHCGRAYQAQLPRGTRRPPPPPPFGGPRVR
- a CDS encoding PaaI family thioesterase, whose product is MRPFGQDFEFARFMGFEMVERGDGRCRMAIDIDRARHFNPQGVAHGGVAYSLADTAMGGALTSQMPDSKWCATLEIKFNYHVGVREGRLICDASVLHQGKRIANIDARLYQDDRLVASANGNFAIFDAPLDR
- a CDS encoding outer membrane protein translates to MKLASLLVASAATMLAVPAMAQDSGSTVRDRSQDFNGPYVSVGGGATLQGSDRGETLVFDTDRDGTYGDQVTTSTGADAFSPGFCNGAATGTANVGCRNDKDGPEFFGRLGLDKRMGNFVVGALIEGGHSVARDSVTGFSTTPASYTMSREADWQASARLRAGYTPGGGALFYVTGGPAYARLDNRFTTTNTANSFADNGKTNAWGYAAGGGAEVMVTNNIAVGLEYLYTDVKDDDYVVNVGAGSAPATNPFLLNGGGTNIQRSDPHFRTHSVRGTLSFRF
- the parE gene encoding DNA topoisomerase IV subunit B; protein product: MSHDLFDSSAPATESYNASQIEVLEGLEPVRRRPGMYIGGTDERALHHLAAEVIDNSMDEAVAGHATRIEITLDVGNRLTVVDNGRGMPVDPHPKFPGKSALEVILTMLHSGGKFEGKAYATSGGLHGVGVSVVNALSIETIIEVARSKQLYRQSFSQGLPLGPIEELGPTPNRRGTSVTFVPDPAIFGEHGRFKPQRLYRMARSKAYLFAGVEIRWKCAPELIGDDTPAEAVFQFPGGLADHLKEQIGTRECATAEPFVGRQEFPDEQGRAEWAIAWPLWSDGSYSWYCNTIPTPAGGTHEAGLRAALTKGLRAFGELIGQKKAAQITAEDVFNGGEMMLSVFIRDPQFQSQTKDRLSSPEAARLTEYAVRDHFDHFLSDNMDRGRALLGLILERMDERLKRKAEREVKRKTATSARKLRLPGKLTDCSNNGPEGTELFIVEGDSAGGSAKQARDRKTQAILPIRGKILNVASASADKIRANQEIADLALALGCGMRKDCDADRLRYDKIIIMTDADVDGAHIATLLMTFFFQEMPDIVRTGHVYLAQPPLYRITAGATSAYARDDAHRAELEATLFKGKRVEVGRFKGLGEMNPNQLKETTMDPATRSLLKVTLPQEYEERQIVKDLVDRLMGKHPEHRFQFIQANAATLDEAAIDA
- a CDS encoding RNA polymerase sigma factor, encoding MTGKAQDRLFEEAIDRFGGAIARMARGYEADPELQRDLLQELQVALWQSFARFDARCAMSTWVWRVVHNRAASHVAAQARKRRRPWVDIEDLALADEAPSPAERAETHQALALMLAIIDRLGPPDRQILLLYLEGMPAAEIADVTGVSSEAVATKVHRFKSMLTRRFVGLGDAT
- a CDS encoding serine hydrolase, whose protein sequence is MNRLHRLAAAALLAVPLVALPVGTVHAQPGTAARAEQSAFDRRAGQLVALFEGRVPYAEYFAPSFRAAIPEARFREISENLVGQYGKPVAVKRATSDDGQSGTILLRFERGTATIRLDVGPAPEGLVLGLRVTGFVAANDSIAAVAAEIAALPGDTGFLVAEVDGDNIRQIAGSGTDRQFAVGSIFKLYVLDELAAQVAAGKRHWDDVVPLAYPSFSSAATANWPLDTPVTLQTLANWMISVSDNGAADTLIHLLGRKAIEERMRAAGNSAPARNTPFLTTVEAFALKGNNFADLRSAFLSGSEAEQRKIVDDNADRFTLANVDGVSFEGKPRFIDSLEWFASPMDVARAFADLRARGSAPTMAALAINNGVGPAAAADWSYLGYKGGSELGVVSMSLLGQRKADGKWFVVTASWNNAALDLDGNKFAGLVTRLLALAAKEGVTPSAPPPAP